The genomic segment CTACGGGATATAAAATTGTAAACGGAATTTTTGTGGTTGTTTTTTATTTCAAAACACCTTCAACTGCCTGAATAGTTGTCGCATGATAACCAGATTTTGCTTTGTCAAAAATCTGTTTAGCCCAAACTTTTCCTTCCGGAGTTTTAACCATTTCTTTATAAAGCATCATTACAGATCCTGTTCTGCTGATTCCAATCAAAAATTGTTCAATTGCCGGATCGGCAGCTTTGTACTGATGACGAATTGCCTGAACAAACCATTGACGTTTGATAATGAAATTACCACCTTTTGTAAAGTTGAATTCTTTATCAATTGCTTCCATTTCTTTTGCTGTAATATCAGCAGGAAGATGATCTATAAAATGCTGTTTTTCGGCAGTAGTTGTGATTTTTTTGCTTAAACCAGTAACGCCGGTTTCTCTCCAGCTTTTTTGAATCGCGTCAATAGCATCAAATTCTGCTGAACTTACAGGAAGAATATTTGACGGAATTCCCGGTTTGTAAATCCAGTTGTCTAATTGGATTTTATCTGCTAAAGCTTTGTCTCCTTTAATAAGATTTTCGTTTAAATACTTAACAAAATCTTCTGTTGTAATAGATTGAAATGCATGAGAATCGAAGTAATTCTTAATAAACGGATCAAATTTATCACGTCCCACAGCGTTTTCAATAACTCTTAAAAATGAATATCCTTTAACGTAAGGAATCTGGCTGATACCATCATCAGGATTTCTCCCTGTAAGACTTACTTTTAATCTTGTGTCAGGATTTGTATCACCATATTCGGCAACGTTGTCAACCAGGTCTTTGTTGGTAATAACGTTTTGCATGTCAAATTCTTTCTTTCCAAAAATAGCTTCGCCAATTCTGTGTTCAACATAAGTAGTAAAACCTTCGTTTAACCAAATATCATCCCATGTAGCGTTTGTAACTAAATTTCCGCTCCAGCTATGGCCTAATTCATGCGCCAATAAACTTGTCAGAGAGCGATCTCCTGCGATTACTCCCGGAGTTAAGAAAGTTAAATTTGGATTCTCCATTCCGCCATAAGGGAAACTTGGAGGTAAAACCAATACATCGTAACGTCCCCATCTGTATGGTCCGTATAATTTCTCAGCGGCATTGACCATATTGCCAAGCTCGGCAAATTCCCAAGCCGATTTTTTCAGCATTGATGGTTCTGCGTAAACTCCGGTTCTCTTGTCGATAGCTTGAAATTCGATATCTCCAACGGCAATAGCCATTAAATAAGATGGAATCGCTTTGTCTTGTTTGAAAGTGTAAACGCCAGTATCGTTTTTCTTCTGTGGATTTACTGCGCTCATAACCGCCAATAAATCTTTAGGAACTGTAACTTTTGCATTGTAAGTAAAACGAATTCCTGGCGAATCCTGACAAGGAATCCACGTACGTGACCAAACGCTTTCTCCCTGAGAAAAAACAAAAGGTTTCTTTTTGTCTGCCGTTTGTTCTGGTTTTAGCCATTGTAATGCAACACCATCTTTAGTTGTGTTGTAGTAAATATTTACTTTAGTTGTATTTGGCTCAATTGTAATATGAAGCGGTTTTCCATGAAATTCGACATCTTTTCCAAGCTCAAATTTTGTTTCTTTTTCGTCATCACCTAAAGTTACTTTGGTAATATTTAAAGTGTTTTCGTCGAAGATTATCTCATTTCCTTTGCTGATGTTATCAATAGTCCATGACGCTTTTCCTGAAATGGTTTGAGTGTCAAAATCGACTTTGATATCAAGATCAAGATGTTTTGCAACAGCAAGTTCTGGTTTAGAATAGCTGTGTTCATCAACAATAGCAGTAGTTTTTTCTGTACTTTCTTTTTTCTGGCAGGCTATAGCCGTCAGAAACAAAGCGGCAAGAACTAGTTTCTTCATTTTGTGAGTTTTTGAATTTGAGGATGAAAATTAAACAAAAAATCCCGTTCTGAATAAACAAAACGGGATTTAATTATGAATTACATTCGATCGGCTTTGTGTGTCTTCGACTTCGCTCAGACTGACAAAGCTGAATTATGCCAACATTGTAACTGGACTTTCGATGTATTGTTTTAATGTTTGTAAGAACTGAGCGCCAGTTGCACCGTCAATTGTTCTGTGATCACAAGCTAATGATAACATCATTGTGTTTCCAACTACGATTTGACCGTTTTTAACTACTGGTTTCTCAACAATTGCGCCTACAGAAAGGATGGCAGAGTTTGGCTGGTTGATAATTGAATTGAATTCAGTGATACCAAACATACCAAGGTTAGATACTGTAAAAGTACTTCCTTCCATTTCTTGTGGCCCAAGTTTTTTGTTTTTAGCTCTTCCGGCAAGATCTCTTACTGCGCCGCCAATTTGAGATAAACTCATGGCATCAGTAAATTTCAATACAGGAACAACTAATCCGTCTTCAACAGCTACAGCAACACCAATGTTTACGTGGTGGTTGATGATGATAGCATCTTCTTTCCAGGTAGAGTTGATTTTTGGGTGTTTTTTCAATGCTAAAGCACAAGCTTTGATTACCATATCGTTGAAAGACACTTTTGTATCAGGAACGCTGTTGATAGCAGTTCTTGCCTGCATAGCTTCGTCCATACTTACTTCGATCACTAAGTTGTAGTGAGGAGCTGTAAATAATGACTCAGATAAACGTTTAGCAATGATTTTACGCATTTGAGAGTTTTTGATCTCTTCTGTGTAAACTTCTCCCGCAGGAACAAATATTTTTGCAGCAGGAGCAGCAGTTTCTTGTTTAGCGGCTGGTGCAGAAGTTGTAGTTTGTGCTTGTGCAGATGGAGTAAAGTTTTCGATATCGCTTTTTACGATACGTCCGTTTTCTCCAGATCCTTTAACTTGTGATAATTGAATTCCTTTGTCAGAAGCAATTTTCTTAGCTAATGGTGAAGCTAAAATTCTTCCTCCATTTGAAGAAGTTTCAGCAACAGCTTCTGTAGCTTGTGCAGCAGCAGGAGCAGCTTTTGTTTCTTCTGCAGCAGGAGCACTAGCAGTTGCAGCGCCTCCGGCAGTAAAGTTATCAGCGATTCCAGAGATGTCAGTTCCTGCAGGTCCAATGATAGCTAATAAACTGTCAACAGGAGCAGTGTTTCCTTCCTGAATTCCGATGTATAATAATGTTCCGGCATTGAAAGACTCAAACTCCATAGTAGCTTTGTCAGTTTCAATTTCGGCTAAAATATCTCCTTCAGCTACAGTATCGCCCACTTTTTTCAACCAGGTTGCCACTGTACCTTCTGTCATTGTATCACTCAAACGAGGCATTGTTACTACAACAACACCTTTTGGTAATTCAGCTGCAGCTTTTGCAGGAGCAGCAGTTTCAGTTTTTGCTTCAGCAGCTGGAGCATCCGCTTTTGGAGCTTCGGCAGCAGCAGCACCACCAGCTAAAAGAGCAGAAATATCTTCTCCTTCGTTACCAATGATGGCTAATAATGAATCAACCGGAGCAGTTTCTCCAGCCTGAATTCCGATATGTAAAAGAGTTCCTTCGTTAAAAGATTCGAACTCCATTGTTGCTTTATCTGTTTCAATTTCAGCTAAGATATCACCTTCGCTTACTTTGTCGCCTACTTTTTTAAGCCATGTTGCTACCGTTCCTTCCGTCATAGTATCGCTCAAACGAGGCATAGTTACTTTAATTGCCATGATCTATTATAATTTATGAGGTGTAAATGGATAGTCTTCTTGTGCGTATACTACATCGTATAATTGTTGTAAGTCTGGATATGGAGATTCTTCAGCGAATTTCGCACATTCTTCAACTAAGTCTTTAACTCTTTGGTCAATTACTTCGATTTCTGCTTCTGTAGCATATTTTTGATCTAAGATTACATCAAGAACTTGTGTAATCGGGTCGATTTTTTTGTACTCTTCAACCTCTTCTTTAGAACGGTATAATTGAGCATCAGACATAGAGTGTCCTCTGTAACGGTACGTTTTCATTTCAAGGAAAGTTGGTCCGTCTCCACGACGAGCTCT from the Flavobacterium sp. genome contains:
- a CDS encoding leukotriene A4 hydrolase C-terminal domain-containing protein, with the protein product MKKLVLAALFLTAIACQKKESTEKTTAIVDEHSYSKPELAVAKHLDLDIKVDFDTQTISGKASWTIDNISKGNEIIFDENTLNITKVTLGDDEKETKFELGKDVEFHGKPLHITIEPNTTKVNIYYNTTKDGVALQWLKPEQTADKKKPFVFSQGESVWSRTWIPCQDSPGIRFTYNAKVTVPKDLLAVMSAVNPQKKNDTGVYTFKQDKAIPSYLMAIAVGDIEFQAIDKRTGVYAEPSMLKKSAWEFAELGNMVNAAEKLYGPYRWGRYDVLVLPPSFPYGGMENPNLTFLTPGVIAGDRSLTSLLAHELGHSWSGNLVTNATWDDIWLNEGFTTYVEHRIGEAIFGKKEFDMQNVITNKDLVDNVAEYGDTNPDTRLKVSLTGRNPDDGISQIPYVKGYSFLRVIENAVGRDKFDPFIKNYFDSHAFQSITTEDFVKYLNENLIKGDKALADKIQLDNWIYKPGIPSNILPVSSAEFDAIDAIQKSWRETGVTGLSKKITTTAEKQHFIDHLPADITAKEMEAIDKEFNFTKGGNFIIKRQWFVQAIRHQYKAADPAIEQFLIGISRTGSVMMLYKEMVKTPEGKVWAKQIFDKAKSGYHATTIQAVEGVLK
- a CDS encoding 2-oxo acid dehydrogenase subunit E2; amino-acid sequence: MAIKVTMPRLSDTMTEGTVATWLKKVGDKVSEGDILAEIETDKATMEFESFNEGTLLHIGIQAGETAPVDSLLAIIGNEGEDISALLAGGAAAAEAPKADAPAAEAKTETAAPAKAAAELPKGVVVVTMPRLSDTMTEGTVATWLKKVGDTVAEGDILAEIETDKATMEFESFNAGTLLYIGIQEGNTAPVDSLLAIIGPAGTDISGIADNFTAGGAATASAPAAEETKAAPAAAQATEAVAETSSNGGRILASPLAKKIASDKGIQLSQVKGSGENGRIVKSDIENFTPSAQAQTTTSAPAAKQETAAPAAKIFVPAGEVYTEEIKNSQMRKIIAKRLSESLFTAPHYNLVIEVSMDEAMQARTAINSVPDTKVSFNDMVIKACALALKKHPKINSTWKEDAIIINHHVNIGVAVAVEDGLVVPVLKFTDAMSLSQIGGAVRDLAGRAKNKKLGPQEMEGSTFTVSNLGMFGITEFNSIINQPNSAILSVGAIVEKPVVKNGQIVVGNTMMLSLACDHRTIDGATGAQFLQTLKQYIESPVTMLA